The Kribbella sp. NBC_00662 nucleotide sequence CTCCTTGCGGAACTCGCCGACGATCCCGGTCGCCTTGCGGTACGTCGTCCGGTAGTCGTCCGACGTACTCAGGCCGGACGGGACCACCTCGTCGTGGGCGTAGTTGTCGCGTGGATCGGCCCAGTTCACGCCGCGGAAATCGTTCGTCCGCGGCGGACCGGCCTCGGCCGGGATCAGGGTCGAAGCCAGCGCGACGAGGGAGAGGAGGACGATGGCGAGACTGCGAGCGGTTGATCTCACTCGGTGATGTTTACGTGAACATCGGCTCGCGTCAAGACTTCAGGACGAGTTCCAGCCGCAGCCAGGTCGCCAGATCGCGGATCTCGCGGTGGACCGCCGCGGTCAGCGTCTTCGAGAACGGCTCGTCCTCGTGGATCGCGTCGACCCGGAAGATCCCGGCCTTGCGGTCGGACATCGCGTCGAGCTTCCCGACCAGGCGGTCGTTGTGCAGGATCGGCAACGCGAAGTACCCCCATCTGCGTTTCGCGACAGGCTTGTACATCTCCAGCTGGTAGTCGAAATCGAAGATCTCGACGAGCCGCTTCCGGTCGTACACCAGCCGGTCCAGCGGCGAGAGGATCGCCGTACGCCCGGTGAACTGCTGATCGAGCAGCTCCGGGTCGATCCGCCACTCGCCGCGCACGCCGTCGACCACGACCCGCTCCCCCGCCTCGCCGGCGTCGAGCGGCTCGCCCGGGCAGGCGGGACCCTTGGCCCGCAGGATGCCCATCGAGCGCAGCCGTTGCTGGTCGCGGATCCGGGCGGCCTTCTCCAGCGGGACGACCGGGTCGTCGGGGTAGATGCGGGACGCGAGGTCCCACAGCCGGTCCCGTCCGTCGCGGCCGGCGATCGCCACCTCGCCGCGCTGCATCATGAACTCGAGCATCTGGGACACGTTGCGGTTGTTGGTCCAACCGCTCGACTTCCACGGCCGCACGCAGGTGTCG carries:
- a CDS encoding DNA glycosylase AlkZ-like family protein, translated to MTVHQLSKRDARRLAVRAQLLTRDRPDDLFDVVRGLNVIQLDQTAYVAPNADLVMWSRLGSSYDATELADALATQELLELRGFVRLPETLALFRAQMEAWPSDGEPLDWQRYRSDWVKANEGCRLDILERLRQDGPLVMRELPDTCVRPWKSSGWTNNRNVSQMLEFMMQRGEVAIAGRDGRDRLWDLASRIYPDDPVVPLEKAARIRDQQRLRSMGILRAKGPACPGEPLDAGEAGERVVVDGVRGEWRIDPELLDQQFTGRTAILSPLDRLVYDRKRLVEIFDFDYQLEMYKPVAKRRWGYFALPILHNDRLVGKLDAMSDRKAGIFRVDAIHEDEPFSKTLTAAVHREIRDLATWLRLELVLKS